A part of Roseitalea porphyridii genomic DNA contains:
- a CDS encoding glutamine synthetase family protein, with protein MGADRTADLRSDKSLLTDAQIAIAHDVLDRVASDGIETVRLAFADQHGVLRGKTIVAGALASAFRNGMTMTSTLLLKDTAHRTVFPVWEDDIGFGAGTLTGAGDVLIVPDPSTYRRLPWAPNSAWLLCDVRYRDGSPMPFCVRSLLKKAVDDLAADAMALVCGLEFEFYVFNVENAHLAHADAGMPATPPQTSLIAHGYQYLTEARYDALEPVMEELRVACAEVGLPVRSMEAEFGPSQCEFTFEPADPLKSADDTVLFRSLVKQVCARKGLHATFMCRPKLDGIMASGWHMHQSVVDARDGTNLMIPAAPGTLSKTADGWIAGLLEHAAESCVLTTPTVNGYKRYQPFQLAPDRIQWGRDNKGAMIRGLMEPGDPASRIENRVAEPTANPYLLFASQILCGHDGVRRGLVAPAPVENPYSSDAVSLPSSLIAALERFDASDFYQKALGEDFVRYLSHIKHAEWDRYLMTVSEWEQREYFSLF; from the coding sequence ATGGGCGCTGACAGGACGGCCGACCTGCGGTCGGACAAGAGCCTTCTGACCGACGCGCAGATCGCGATCGCGCACGACGTGCTCGACCGCGTGGCGAGCGACGGCATCGAGACCGTGCGGCTCGCCTTTGCCGACCAGCACGGCGTGCTGCGCGGCAAGACCATCGTCGCCGGTGCGCTGGCCTCGGCCTTCCGCAACGGCATGACGATGACCTCGACGCTGCTGCTCAAGGACACCGCGCACCGCACCGTCTTCCCGGTCTGGGAGGACGATATCGGCTTCGGCGCGGGCACGCTGACCGGGGCGGGGGACGTGCTGATCGTGCCCGATCCGTCCACCTATCGGCGCCTTCCCTGGGCGCCCAATTCGGCGTGGCTGCTATGCGACGTGCGCTACCGGGACGGCTCGCCCATGCCGTTCTGCGTGCGGTCGCTCCTGAAGAAGGCGGTCGACGATCTCGCCGCCGACGCCATGGCCCTGGTCTGCGGGCTCGAGTTCGAGTTCTACGTCTTCAATGTCGAGAACGCCCATCTTGCCCATGCCGACGCCGGCATGCCGGCCACGCCGCCTCAGACCAGCCTGATCGCGCATGGCTATCAATATCTGACCGAGGCGCGCTACGACGCGCTCGAACCGGTGATGGAGGAACTGCGCGTGGCCTGCGCCGAGGTCGGCCTGCCGGTGCGCTCGATGGAAGCCGAGTTCGGCCCCAGCCAGTGCGAATTCACCTTCGAACCGGCCGATCCCCTGAAGAGCGCCGACGACACCGTGCTGTTCCGCTCGCTCGTCAAGCAGGTCTGCGCCCGCAAGGGGTTGCACGCCACATTCATGTGCAGGCCCAAGCTCGATGGCATCATGGCGAGCGGCTGGCACATGCACCAGTCGGTGGTCGATGCGCGGGACGGCACCAATCTGATGATCCCCGCCGCGCCGGGCACATTGTCGAAGACCGCCGATGGCTGGATCGCGGGCCTGCTCGAACACGCCGCCGAGAGCTGCGTTCTGACCACCCCCACGGTCAACGGCTACAAGCGCTACCAGCCCTTCCAGCTCGCCCCCGACCGCATCCAGTGGGGCCGCGACAACAAGGGCGCGATGATCCGCGGTCTGATGGAGCCGGGCGATCCTGCCTCGCGCATCGAGAACCGCGTCGCCGAGCCGACGGCCAACCCCTACCTGTTATTCGCCTCGCAGATCCTGTGCGGCCATGACGGGGTGCGCCGTGGCCTCGTTGCGCCAGCGCCGGTCGAGAACCCCTATTCGAGCGATGCGGTCAGCCTGCCAAGTAGCCTGATCGCCGCGCTCGAACGGTTCGATGCGAGCGACTTCTACCAAAAGGCGCTCGGCGAGGATTTCGTGCGCTATCTTTCGCACATCAAGCACGCCGAATGGGACCGCTACCTGATGACGGTCTCCGAGTGGGAGCAGCGCGAATATTTCTCGCTGTTCTGA
- a CDS encoding metal ABC transporter ATP-binding protein yields MAQPALSLAADQGRLHGPAPAHGDIPLAISGLTVSYGEKPAVFSVDATFEAEAMTAIIGPNGAGKSTLLKAALGVIPRLSGEIAVFGQPIEKARDRIAYVPQRASVDWDFPTTVIDVVLMGLYRRLGLLGRLRAAHTETARACLDRVGMADFANRQIGQLSGGQQQRVFLARALAQDADLYLLDEPFAGVDAATEKAIIDVLKALKAQSKAVVCVHHDLATVRDYFDHVFLINVRKIAEGSVAEAFTSENLQATYGGRLATAQVDQLQVANQAS; encoded by the coding sequence ATGGCTCAGCCCGCCCTATCGCTCGCGGCCGACCAAGGCCGACTGCACGGCCCGGCGCCGGCACACGGCGACATCCCGCTCGCCATTTCGGGGCTGACGGTCTCCTATGGCGAAAAGCCGGCGGTCTTTTCGGTCGACGCGACCTTTGAGGCCGAGGCGATGACGGCGATCATCGGGCCGAACGGCGCCGGCAAGTCGACGCTGCTGAAGGCAGCGCTCGGCGTCATTCCGCGCCTTTCGGGCGAGATCGCCGTGTTCGGCCAGCCGATCGAAAAGGCGCGCGACCGGATCGCCTATGTGCCGCAGCGCGCCAGCGTCGACTGGGATTTCCCGACCACGGTGATCGACGTGGTGCTGATGGGCCTTTATCGCCGCCTCGGCCTGCTCGGGCGGCTGCGGGCCGCTCATACCGAGACCGCGCGCGCCTGTCTCGACCGGGTCGGCATGGCCGATTTTGCCAACCGGCAGATCGGCCAGCTTTCGGGCGGCCAGCAGCAGCGCGTGTTCCTCGCCCGCGCGCTCGCCCAGGACGCCGATCTTTACCTGCTCGACGAGCCGTTCGCCGGCGTCGATGCGGCGACCGAAAAGGCCATCATCGACGTTCTGAAGGCGCTCAAGGCGCAGTCGAAGGCGGTCGTGTGCGTTCATCACGACCTTGCGACCGTGCGCGACTATTTCGACCATGTGTTCCTCATCAATGTGCGCAAGATCGCCGAGGGCTCCGTCGCGGAGGCGTTCACGTCCGAGAATCTGCAGGCGACCTATGGCGGCCGGCTGGCGACGGCGCAGGTCGACCAGTTGCAGGTCGCAAATCAGGCTTCATGA
- a CDS encoding metal ABC transporter solute-binding protein, Zn/Mn family, with the protein MLTRRFVIGAAAAVTLAAQASLSMAAEKIDVVTTTGMIADAAREVGGDLVDVRELMGPGVDPHAYRQTRTDIVAMANADLVLWHGLYLEAQMEQFLLELARDNAVVAVAEDMPRNLLIGHDDYEGRYDPHVWMNPNLWSRVVLNVRDALIEALPEQEEALRANAEAHLEELSALANYTTEVLSSVPAESRMLVTAHDAFNYFGSAYGFEVVGIQGISTESEAGLRRIAELVDMLVERDIGAVFVETSVSDRNIRALIEGAAAEGHEVVIGGELYSDAMGEPGTYEGTYLGMIDHNATVIARALGGDAPEKGMADLLN; encoded by the coding sequence ATGCTGACCCGACGGTTCGTTATCGGTGCCGCAGCCGCCGTTACCCTTGCCGCCCAGGCCAGTCTTTCCATGGCCGCCGAGAAGATCGACGTCGTCACCACAACCGGCATGATCGCCGATGCGGCCCGCGAAGTGGGCGGCGATCTGGTCGATGTGCGCGAACTGATGGGACCGGGTGTCGACCCGCACGCCTACCGCCAGACCCGCACCGACATCGTCGCCATGGCCAATGCCGATCTGGTGCTGTGGCACGGGCTCTATCTCGAGGCGCAGATGGAACAGTTCCTGCTCGAACTGGCCCGGGACAATGCCGTGGTCGCGGTCGCCGAGGACATGCCGCGCAACCTGCTGATCGGCCATGACGATTATGAAGGCCGCTACGATCCGCATGTGTGGATGAACCCGAACCTGTGGTCGCGCGTGGTGCTCAATGTGCGCGACGCGCTGATCGAGGCGCTGCCGGAACAGGAAGAGGCGCTTCGGGCCAATGCCGAGGCGCATCTGGAAGAGCTGAGCGCGCTTGCCAATTATACGACCGAGGTTCTCTCGTCGGTGCCGGCCGAAAGCCGCATGCTGGTGACCGCGCACGATGCGTTCAACTATTTCGGTTCGGCCTACGGTTTCGAGGTCGTCGGCATCCAGGGCATTTCCACCGAAAGCGAGGCTGGCCTTCGGCGCATCGCCGAACTGGTCGACATGCTGGTCGAACGCGACATCGGCGCGGTCTTCGTCGAGACCTCGGTGTCCGATCGCAACATCCGCGCGCTGATCGAGGGCGCTGCGGCCGAAGGCCACGAGGTGGTGATCGGCGGCGAACTCTATTCGGACGCGATGGGGGAACCGGGCACCTATGAGGGCACTTATCTTGGCATGATCGACCACAACGCGACCGTCATCGCCCGCGCGCTCGGGGGCGATGCGCCCGAAAAGGGCATGGCGGACCTTCTGAACTGA
- a CDS encoding IclR family transcriptional regulator, protein MSIDDTHPTGARTIEDRDISLTFAKGMAVLKAFDHGETHLTLPRIAETTGLDRAVARRLVLTLVHLGYVRQDGRVFSLTPRILVLAGGFLHARQFGKVIEPVIRTFSSRIGEAISMAMIDGHQAVYVAHAGARPEAVSIGFTIGSKVPLLTTAIGRALLAGCDAGTAETLVAEAPLEAHTERTMLDRVAIAEDVAESRRRGYAFVEGQFEAGVAALATPVPADGGEPAALGVSGDAIRLADPARREEIVEALRECAKVVARLL, encoded by the coding sequence ATGAGCATCGACGACACGCACCCGACCGGCGCCAGGACCATCGAGGACCGCGACATATCGCTGACCTTCGCCAAGGGCATGGCCGTGCTGAAGGCGTTCGATCATGGCGAGACCCATCTGACACTGCCACGGATCGCCGAGACGACCGGGCTCGACCGCGCGGTGGCGCGACGGCTCGTGCTGACGCTGGTTCATCTTGGCTATGTCAGGCAGGACGGGCGCGTCTTCTCGCTGACCCCGCGCATCCTCGTCCTCGCCGGCGGCTTTCTGCATGCGCGCCAGTTCGGCAAGGTGATCGAGCCGGTGATCCGCACATTCTCGAGCCGCATCGGCGAGGCGATCTCGATGGCCATGATCGACGGCCACCAGGCCGTCTATGTCGCCCATGCCGGCGCGCGGCCCGAAGCGGTCAGCATCGGGTTCACGATCGGCTCGAAGGTGCCGCTCCTGACCACGGCGATCGGCCGGGCGCTGCTTGCGGGATGCGATGCGGGAACGGCGGAAACGCTCGTCGCGGAAGCGCCGCTCGAAGCGCATACCGAACGCACGATGCTGGACCGTGTCGCGATCGCCGAGGACGTCGCCGAAAGCCGACGCCGCGGCTATGCCTTCGTCGAAGGGCAGTTCGAAGCCGGAGTTGCCGCGCTCGCCACGCCCGTGCCGGCGGACGGAGGCGAGCCGGCGGCGCTCGGCGTCTCGGGCGATGCGATCCGCCTTGCCGATCCGGCGCGACGCGAAGAGATCGTCGAGGCACTGCGCGAGTGCGCCAAGGTCGTCGCCCGGCTCTTGTAG
- a CDS encoding LysR substrate-binding domain-containing protein: MNSLTLKQLRYFEALARHGHFGHAAQACAISQPALSMQIKELEEALGAMLVERGPRRLRLTSFGEQAAERAREILRAVDELGDLARASGEQLVGRLRLGVIPTVAPYLLPKIVGALAEAHPALEVRVRETVTPRLIAELGEGRLDAALVALPVSEPSLTEVALFAENFVLVRPGADDGKPVPSAEMLREMRLLLLEEGHCFRDQALAFCKMRTAPPREVLDASSLSTLVQMVGAGIGVTLIPEMAVPVETRSASVSVARFPAPEPSRTIGMVWRRTSPLAGQLEQIAGEIGRATGEPHR; encoded by the coding sequence ATGAATTCGCTGACTCTCAAGCAGCTCCGCTACTTCGAGGCGCTGGCGCGACATGGCCATTTCGGTCATGCCGCCCAAGCCTGCGCCATTTCGCAGCCGGCGCTTTCCATGCAGATCAAGGAGCTCGAGGAAGCGCTTGGCGCGATGCTGGTCGAACGCGGACCGCGGCGCCTGCGCCTGACGAGCTTCGGCGAGCAGGCCGCCGAACGGGCGCGCGAAATCCTGCGGGCCGTCGACGAACTGGGCGACCTGGCCCGTGCTTCGGGCGAGCAACTCGTCGGGCGGCTGCGGCTCGGCGTCATCCCGACCGTTGCGCCCTATCTGCTGCCGAAGATTGTCGGCGCGCTGGCCGAAGCGCATCCGGCGCTCGAGGTGCGGGTGCGCGAGACGGTCACGCCGAGGCTTATCGCCGAACTGGGCGAGGGGCGGCTCGACGCGGCGCTCGTGGCGCTGCCGGTCTCCGAGCCCTCGCTGACCGAGGTCGCTCTGTTCGCCGAGAATTTCGTGCTGGTCCGGCCCGGCGCCGATGACGGCAAGCCCGTGCCGAGCGCCGAGATGCTGCGCGAGATGCGCCTGTTGCTGCTCGAGGAGGGCCATTGCTTCCGCGATCAGGCGCTCGCCTTCTGCAAGATGCGAACCGCACCCCCGCGCGAGGTGCTCGATGCCAGTTCGCTGTCGACGCTCGTGCAGATGGTCGGCGCCGGCATCGGCGTGACCCTGATCCCGGAAATGGCGGTCCCCGTCGAGACCCGGTCGGCCTCCGTGTCGGTGGCGCGCTTTCCCGCGCCCGAACCGTCGCGGACGATCGGCATGGTTTGGCGGCGGACCAGTCCGCTCGCCGGCCAGCTCGAGCAGATCGCCGGCGAGATCGGGCGCGCGACGGGCGAGCCCCACCGCTGA
- the katG gene encoding catalase/peroxidase HPI: MDAIVDDKTGKCPFIHTAYGARSNRDWWPNQLNLKILHQNSALTSPMQPDYSYAEAFKALDLGEVKKDLYALMTDSQEWWPADYGHYGPFFIRMAWHSAGTYRIGDGRGGGGSGSQRFAPLNSWPDNANLDKARRLLWPIKKKYGNALSWADLMILAGNCALESMGFKTFGFGGGREDVWEPEDDVYWGTEEEWLGDERYSGDRVLENPLAAVQMGLIYVNPEGPNGEPDPVKAARDIRETFARMAMNDEETVALIAGGHTFGKTHGIGDPEQVGAEPEGADIIEQGLGWTSRHETGRGVHTFTSGLEGPWTPTPTKWDMTFFEMLFGHEWELTKSPAGAWQWTPKDVDEAHMAPQVDGSGEKVKPMMLTTDLALRMDPDYEPIARRFHDNPDQFADAFARAWFKLTHRDMGPKVRYLGPEVPDEDLIWQDPVPVVDHELIDAADIADLKAKILATGLSVSELVATAWASASTFRGSDKRGGANGARIRFAPQKDWEVNQPDQLARVLAELEGVQKAFNDAQSGGKKVSLADLIVLGGAAAIEKAAADAGQKIEVPFAPGRTDATEAQTDAESFEPLEPRADGFRNYVQADYAVPTEALLVDRAQLLTLTAPEMTVLVGGMRALGANHGGTAHGVFTDRPGQLTNDFFVNLLDMGVAWAPRDDDETVFEGRDRATGEVKWTGTRVDLVFGSNSQLRALAEAYGQDDAQETFVRDFVAAWNKVMNADRFDLA; this comes from the coding sequence ATGGACGCTATCGTTGACGACAAGACGGGCAAGTGCCCGTTCATCCACACCGCCTATGGCGCGCGCTCGAACCGCGACTGGTGGCCGAACCAGCTCAACCTGAAGATCCTGCACCAGAACTCGGCGCTGACCAGCCCGATGCAGCCCGACTACAGCTACGCCGAGGCGTTCAAGGCGCTCGATCTGGGCGAGGTCAAGAAGGACCTCTACGCGCTGATGACCGACAGCCAGGAATGGTGGCCGGCGGACTACGGCCATTACGGCCCGTTCTTCATCCGCATGGCCTGGCATTCGGCCGGCACCTATCGCATCGGCGACGGCCGCGGCGGCGGCGGCTCGGGCAGCCAGCGCTTCGCCCCGCTCAACTCCTGGCCCGACAACGCCAACCTCGACAAGGCGCGTCGCCTGCTGTGGCCGATCAAGAAGAAGTACGGCAACGCGCTGTCCTGGGCCGACCTGATGATCCTGGCCGGCAATTGCGCGCTCGAATCGATGGGCTTCAAGACGTTCGGTTTCGGCGGCGGCCGCGAGGATGTGTGGGAGCCCGAGGACGACGTCTACTGGGGCACCGAGGAAGAGTGGCTCGGCGACGAGCGTTATTCGGGTGATCGCGTGCTCGAGAACCCGCTTGCGGCCGTGCAGATGGGCCTGATCTACGTCAATCCGGAAGGGCCGAACGGCGAGCCCGACCCGGTCAAGGCGGCGCGCGACATTCGCGAGACCTTCGCGCGCATGGCCATGAACGACGAGGAGACCGTCGCGCTGATCGCCGGCGGCCACACGTTCGGCAAGACCCACGGCATCGGCGACCCCGAGCAGGTGGGCGCGGAGCCCGAAGGCGCCGACATCATCGAGCAGGGCCTGGGCTGGACCAGCCGGCACGAGACCGGTCGCGGCGTCCACACCTTCACCAGCGGTCTGGAAGGCCCCTGGACGCCGACGCCGACCAAGTGGGACATGACCTTCTTCGAGATGCTGTTCGGCCATGAGTGGGAGCTGACCAAGAGCCCCGCCGGCGCGTGGCAGTGGACGCCCAAGGACGTGGACGAGGCGCACATGGCGCCGCAGGTCGACGGCTCTGGCGAGAAGGTCAAGCCGATGATGCTGACCACCGACCTGGCGCTGCGCATGGACCCTGACTACGAGCCGATTGCGCGGCGGTTCCACGACAACCCCGACCAGTTCGCCGACGCGTTCGCCCGCGCCTGGTTCAAGCTGACCCACCGCGACATGGGTCCGAAGGTCCGCTATCTGGGCCCGGAAGTGCCGGACGAAGACCTGATCTGGCAGGATCCGGTGCCGGTCGTCGACCATGAACTGATCGACGCGGCCGACATCGCCGATCTCAAGGCGAAGATCCTGGCCACCGGCCTTTCGGTTTCCGAACTGGTCGCCACGGCCTGGGCTTCGGCCTCGACCTTCCGCGGCTCGGACAAGCGCGGCGGCGCCAATGGCGCGCGCATCCGCTTTGCGCCGCAGAAGGACTGGGAGGTCAACCAGCCCGACCAGCTCGCACGCGTGCTGGCCGAGCTCGAGGGCGTCCAGAAGGCCTTCAACGACGCCCAGTCGGGCGGCAAGAAGGTCTCGCTCGCCGACCTGATCGTGCTCGGCGGCGCCGCGGCGATCGAAAAGGCGGCCGCCGATGCCGGCCAGAAGATCGAGGTGCCGTTCGCGCCGGGCCGGACCGATGCGACCGAAGCGCAGACCGATGCGGAGTCGTTCGAACCGCTCGAGCCGCGCGCGGACGGCTTCCGCAACTACGTCCAGGCCGATTACGCTGTGCCCACCGAGGCGCTGCTAGTCGACCGGGCGCAGCTCCTGACGCTGACCGCGCCGGAAATGACCGTTCTGGTCGGCGGCATGCGGGCGCTCGGCGCCAATCATGGCGGCACCGCGCATGGCGTCTTCACCGACCGGCCGGGCCAGCTGACGAACGACTTCTTCGTCAATCTGCTCGACATGGGCGTCGCCTGGGCTCCCAGGGACGATGACGAGACCGTCTTCGAGGGCCGCGATCGCGCAACCGGCGAGGTCAAGTGGACCGGAACCCGCGTCGACCTGGTGTTCGGCTCGAACTCCCAGCTGCGGGCGCTCGCCGAAGCCTATGGCCAGGACGACGCGCAGGAGACGTTCGTGCGCGACTTCGTTGCCGCCTGGAACAAGGTGATGAACGCCGACCGGTTCGATCTGGCCTGA
- a CDS encoding metal ABC transporter permease, whose amino-acid sequence MNPFVDALLLQAGYNAALVAIGAGLLGFAGGAVGTFLFLRKRALVSDALAHATLPGIGLAFIVMVLLGGDGRNLLGLLAGSAISAFIGLWLVQWMTRATRLSEDAAIGAVLSVFFGLGIVILTIIQTMSSGRQAGLESFLLGSTAGMLFNDALIIAIGGSLAVLATWLLRRPMTLVAFDPEYAAASGTNVNRIDIAMMGLVMAVTVIGLKLVGLILIIALLIIPPVTARFWTERSGRVFWSAGLFGGVSGYVGAAISASAPALPTGSIIVLVAATLFVFSLLFAPVRGVAAAVINHRRFQWRVHRRQGLLAMARAEPIHEPFTLRVLRAEGLIRKDGVPTDAGRAQAAKIARDERRWDVARQIHLDAGLTGRYDGLTPIEQVFTPDEIAEFDTRIGGPSPVQPQGAA is encoded by the coding sequence ATGAACCCTTTCGTCGACGCACTGCTCCTGCAGGCCGGTTACAATGCCGCGCTGGTGGCCATCGGCGCGGGCCTGCTCGGCTTTGCCGGCGGCGCGGTGGGCACCTTCCTGTTCCTGCGCAAGCGGGCGCTGGTCTCCGACGCGCTTGCCCACGCCACCCTGCCCGGCATCGGCCTTGCTTTCATCGTCATGGTCCTGCTTGGCGGTGATGGCCGCAATCTGCTCGGCCTGCTCGCCGGATCGGCGATCTCGGCGTTCATTGGCCTTTGGCTGGTGCAATGGATGACGCGGGCGACGCGGCTGTCCGAAGACGCGGCGATCGGCGCGGTGCTGTCGGTCTTCTTCGGGCTCGGCATCGTGATCCTGACCATCATCCAGACGATGAGTTCGGGCCGGCAGGCCGGGCTCGAGAGCTTTCTTCTGGGTTCGACGGCGGGCATGCTGTTCAACGATGCGCTGATCATCGCCATCGGCGGGTCGCTCGCCGTGCTCGCCACATGGCTTCTGCGGCGGCCGATGACGCTGGTTGCCTTCGATCCCGAATATGCCGCGGCCTCGGGCACCAACGTCAACCGCATCGACATCGCCATGATGGGCCTTGTGATGGCGGTCACGGTGATCGGGCTCAAGCTGGTCGGGCTGATCCTGATCATCGCGCTTTTGATCATTCCGCCGGTCACCGCACGCTTCTGGACCGAGCGCAGCGGGCGCGTGTTCTGGTCGGCCGGCCTGTTCGGCGGCGTGTCCGGCTATGTCGGCGCGGCGATCTCGGCCTCGGCCCCGGCGCTGCCGACCGGCTCGATCATCGTGCTGGTCGCGGCGACGCTTTTTGTGTTTTCGCTGCTGTTCGCGCCGGTGCGCGGCGTGGCGGCGGCGGTCATCAACCATCGACGCTTCCAGTGGCGCGTCCATCGCCGGCAGGGCCTGTTGGCCATGGCGCGGGCCGAACCGATCCACGAGCCGTTCACGCTGCGCGTGCTGCGCGCCGAGGGGTTGATCCGCAAGGACGGCGTGCCGACCGACGCGGGCCGGGCGCAGGCCGCCAAGATCGCGCGCGACGAACGGCGCTGGGACGTCGCCCGGCAGATCCACCTCGATGCCGGCCTGACCGGTCGCTATGACGGGCTGACGCCGATCGAGCAGGTGTTCACGCCCGACGAGATCGCCGAGTTCGACACGCGGATCGGTGGGCCTTCCCCCGTCCAGCCGCAGGGAGCCGCGTGA
- a CDS encoding metal ABC transporter permease, translating to MGAEFVQFSLTPILIGVFAAIACALPGNFLVLRRQALIGDAISHVVLPGIVVAFLITGTVAAIPMLLGAAGAAIVAVIMIEAIKRLGRIEPGAAMGVTFTTLFAAGVLLLDQSDTSNVHLDVEHALMGNLESLIWFRAEGWHSLFDPAALAALPDELARIFVVCLLVIALTVIFWRPLKISTFDEGFAQALGLPVGAIGFGLVVTAAIAAVAAFDAVGSIIVIAMFICPPAAARLMTNSLERQVFWSVAFAIVSAVLGYVFAGYGPLWFGGQNAVSAAGMIAAVSGIILGLACLYGPHRSRVGAGRQESAA from the coding sequence ATGGGCGCCGAGTTCGTCCAGTTCTCGCTGACGCCGATCCTGATCGGCGTGTTCGCGGCGATCGCCTGCGCCCTGCCGGGCAATTTCCTGGTGCTGCGCCGACAGGCGCTGATCGGCGATGCGATCAGCCATGTCGTGCTGCCGGGCATTGTCGTGGCTTTCCTGATCACGGGCACGGTCGCCGCCATTCCGATGCTGCTGGGCGCGGCCGGCGCGGCGATCGTCGCGGTGATCATGATCGAGGCGATCAAGCGGCTGGGACGAATCGAGCCCGGCGCGGCGATGGGCGTGACCTTCACGACGCTGTTTGCCGCGGGCGTGCTGCTGCTCGACCAGTCCGACACGTCCAACGTGCACCTTGATGTCGAGCATGCGCTGATGGGCAATCTGGAAAGCCTGATCTGGTTCCGGGCCGAGGGCTGGCATTCGCTTTTCGATCCGGCCGCGCTTGCCGCCCTGCCCGACGAACTGGCCCGCATCTTCGTCGTCTGCCTTCTGGTCATCGCGCTGACCGTCATCTTTTGGCGGCCGCTGAAGATCTCCACCTTCGATGAGGGTTTCGCGCAGGCGCTCGGCCTGCCGGTCGGCGCCATCGGCTTCGGCCTTGTCGTCACCGCCGCTATCGCCGCCGTCGCGGCATTCGACGCGGTCGGCTCGATCATCGTCATCGCCATGTTCATCTGCCCGCCGGCGGCGGCGCGGCTGATGACCAACTCGCTCGAACGGCAGGTCTTCTGGAGCGTCGCCTTCGCGATCGTCTCGGCGGTGCTGGGCTATGTGTTCGCCGGCTACGGGCCGCTGTGGTTCGGCGGACAGAACGCGGTCAGCGCGGCCGGCATGATCGCCGCCGTCTCGGGCATCATCCTGGGCCTTGCCTGCCTTTACGGCCCGCACCGGTCGCGCGTCGGCGCGGGCAGGCAGGAATCAGCCGCCTGA
- a CDS encoding Rieske 2Fe-2S domain-containing protein, with protein MMSQEKNDLITRIGPGTGAGAVLRRYWQPAALAEELVGARPVVPVRLLGEDLVLFRDNEGELGLIGRHCPHRGADMAFGRCEDNGLRCPFHGWHFDRTGQCVEQPGEPEGSRMHEKIKAKSCPVVERNGIIFAYMGPGDPPPFPALDCFIAPDSHVFAFKGRWDCNWLQAMEVGIDPVHASFLHRFLQDEDPDEGYGKQFRDRAADTDIPMTRLLREYPRPDIKVEETDYGLRIIALRHMDDGRTHVRVTNQLFPEAIVIPISNEMTITQWHVPVDDESCYWYSMFTSFGEPVNKTVMREQRLKEHRLPDYVPLKNKHNNYGYDPDEQEKLTYTGMGLDINVHDQWAVESMGTIQDRTQEHLGRTDVAITRYRRMLVNAIKAVEEGDGTALPMAPGTIDPATVRGPLSIDAIGDTDTWNEVWVEADGRRRANCQWPAAL; from the coding sequence ATGATGAGCCAGGAAAAGAACGATCTGATCACCCGCATCGGGCCGGGAACCGGCGCCGGCGCGGTGTTGCGCCGCTACTGGCAGCCAGCCGCGCTCGCCGAGGAACTTGTCGGCGCCCGGCCGGTCGTGCCGGTGCGGCTTCTTGGCGAGGATCTGGTCCTGTTTCGCGACAATGAGGGCGAGCTTGGCCTTATCGGCCGCCACTGCCCGCACCGCGGCGCCGACATGGCCTTCGGCCGCTGCGAGGACAATGGCCTGCGCTGCCCGTTCCACGGCTGGCACTTCGACCGCACCGGCCAGTGCGTCGAACAGCCCGGCGAGCCCGAAGGCAGCCGCATGCACGAGAAGATCAAGGCCAAATCCTGTCCCGTGGTCGAAAGGAACGGCATCATCTTCGCCTACATGGGGCCGGGCGACCCGCCGCCGTTCCCCGCGCTCGACTGTTTCATCGCGCCCGACAGCCATGTTTTCGCCTTCAAGGGCCGCTGGGACTGCAACTGGCTGCAGGCGATGGAGGTCGGCATCGATCCGGTCCACGCCTCGTTCCTGCACCGTTTCCTGCAGGACGAGGACCCCGACGAAGGGTATGGCAAGCAGTTCCGCGACCGCGCCGCCGACACCGACATCCCGATGACGCGCCTGCTGCGCGAATATCCGCGCCCCGACATCAAGGTCGAGGAGACCGACTACGGCCTCAGGATCATCGCCCTGCGCCACATGGACGATGGTCGCACCCATGTGCGCGTCACCAACCAGCTCTTCCCCGAGGCGATCGTCATTCCGATCTCCAACGAGATGACGATCACCCAGTGGCATGTGCCCGTCGATGACGAGAGCTGCTACTGGTATTCGATGTTCACCAGCTTCGGCGAGCCGGTCAACAAGACGGTGATGCGCGAACAGCGGCTGAAGGAGCATCGCCTGCCGGACTATGTGCCGCTCAAGAACAAGCACAACAATTACGGCTACGACCCCGACGAGCAGGAGAAGCTGACCTATACGGGCATGGGCTTGGACATCAATGTCCACGACCAGTGGGCCGTCGAATCCATGGGCACCATCCAGGACCGCACCCAGGAGCATCTGGGCCGCACCGATGTGGCCATCACCCGCTACCGGCGCATGCTGGTCAACGCCATCAAGGCGGTCGAGGAGGGCGACGGCACGGCGCTGCCCATGGCCCCTGGCACGATCGATCCGGCAACGGTGCGCGGCCCCCTGTCGATCGACGCCATCGGCGACACCGACACTTGGAACGAGGTCTGGGTCGAGGCAGACGGCAGGCGGCGCGCCAATTGCCAGTGGCCGGCCGCGCTCTGA